Below is a genomic region from Sorghum bicolor cultivar BTx623 chromosome 9, Sorghum_bicolor_NCBIv3, whole genome shotgun sequence.
TGTATCCTTTATCTCACTCTCATAGTCAATATGGAAATGTCCTTCATAAAACGCAGGTAGTGCAGAAATGCTTCCTGTTATAAGATGGTGCAAGGATATTAAGTTTCAAAGCAGCATGTTTCTCAAAAACATAAATTAGATATGATAATCCAAGAAGAAACCAGACACAGAAACATATTGATTAATAAATTCTGAAAGAAAAGATACAATTCAGTTAGTTGTTCAATTCATGTGTAGCTCAGCTAAAAAGAATATAAGGAATTCCAAAAGATAAGAATGAACCCCACGTGTTACAGTAACCCACCTAGGAACTACATATGACACATAGACAGTTATATCTTGCTCCAGATCAGTACTCCTCtttcgttttggcttttctagacaacttctattatgtatctagacatatcatGTATCTAGGTACATAGCttttagaaaagccaaaacgagTAAACCACCTATAATTTGGGACAGAGGGTGGTACTATCCTAGAGCTAGAGGTAAGCTGTTCACATGCCATGAGCCCATGATGGACCATAAACTGTGCCACACTATTTTAAAAATACCATAACTGCATGAGAATTAAGTGTCGTACCCTTTCACTGCTTGCAGAGCTGTTTGAATGTAGAGACTTACCATTTGAATAGGATGACGATTCCTGCAAATTCTTTTCTGAGTCTCcatgaatggacattttactgGCTCCAACATAAGGTATTTGAGTGATTAGTTGAAGTTTTGGAAGCCTGTCCAGTGAATTGAGTGCAAGTGGATACATTTTCCAGTGACGGATAGTAATGCCATCTATTTGAATAGGAGATAGTATTCCCTGTATTTCAGAACTGGTCACGGATCAGCAATAGAAGCCTATAACCATGGTCCATGCAGACACTGCAGCTAACGAGAGGCAATGTGGTACTTACCTTCCGGTCAAAAATATATGGCCCATAATTTACACGACCCATATTTTCTACCTGCAGATGAAACACAAATACGGTAAGCAACAAACCATTAAGATTGTAAGAATTTTTCTTGAAGCAGGATTGTAAGAATAGTTTAATGTTGAAAACGAAACTTGGAGAAACGTAACCTCCGTTCTTTTTTTAGTTGATGTTTGaggaatgaaaaaaaaaatcattttaaggCTTAACACGAAAACTCGAGTCAATAAACAATAGTATTACAACGCTAGAAAGAAAGTTCTGAAGAAAATGCAAGAAAGATTACCAGGATATATAGGCTGGTAGTAGATGAACATCTTAAGTTCGGTATCTCTAGTGTTTTATTAGACCATCTTTCAATTACACCACCATATCTTAGGTTTCTGACACCATCAACTGAGCAAGACACAAACACCTGAGCTCTGTCATGTACCTGCAGCAACACAGAATTCACATCTTAGAAGAGATGATCTTTCTTTCATGCCAACAAAATGAATATGAAAGCCACAACCTTTGGAATTGACAGGATGCTTGATGGGAGTTTCCCTTCGTATTCTGACATGTACAAGAGAAATCCAAACATCTGACAAAATAAACCCCATGACAGATACAAGAAATATATACTTAAATGATAAGTTCAGTAACAATAACGGAAATACACATATAATTACATTTGTTGGTACCTGGCCTATCTGTTCCATATAAAGTGGATGCTCCGAAACAGAAACTTTCAGAGGATCACTGATATTATCAATGATATCAAACAGAGAAGCAACCTTTTCTAATTTCACAAGCCCGTAACTTGCTTTTTCAATGTCAGAAGGAAGTGGATGAAGAGGAGTCCCAGTACATTCATGTATTACTCTTCTCAGTGCTGCTTGATAATTGTAATGAGAAATCAAAATATAGAAATAAAACAGTGCTTAAAAAGAAGTTATATGCATATAAAGTTCTTTTTGGGAATTTGCCAGAGATTCAAATGAAGTAGTTCCTACATCCACTAATCTACATTGGCACACACTATGCACAGGTTATTAGGATCTGCCACTCAAAAACCATTGAGTATTCCATTTTTATCTCATGCTGAATTTCGCAGGCTGAGACAAAGTGAGCCCAAAAAAATCATTCCTAGTGAATATCTAAACTGGATGCATCACAGAACTGGTTTTCTTTAGTTGAGGTCGAGGTTGTTTTTGTTGTATTAAAAAGGTGCGTATGTTTGCATAGAAACCAAGTGTGCTTGGGTGTGTGCTGTAAGGGTTCTTGCCccttttttcttcttaatataaagatacgcagctctcctgcgtgtacGAAAAAATAGGCCAGGGTCAGGgagttttttcttttctgtttcagGCTTTTTTGACTTGTGATGTACTACAAAGCTTCCTAGTCTCATAGTTGAGACGGGGAGATTGTTTGTAGGGGATCGTtatttcttctctctccataATATAAAAAtgtgcagctctcctgcgtgtttGAAAAAACAAAACAGCATGCCTTTGTATTTTGCATTATGCACATCTCCATGCTCCTTAATCGGTGCATCCTGCCCAGTAAAGAGGTCACGTAAATAAGTTGACATGCAAAAAGGGATCAATAAATGAGATGAACTATTTGGACTGATACTTGCATAGTCATAAGAAGTGAGGTCTGGCTTGTAGTCAGATTCATCTTGACCAGTATTTGCACCATTATAAAATCCAAAATTGGTCCCACCATGAGCCATCTGGACAACCTCATGAAGAAATAAAATTAATAGACCTAGACTGCAAATGCAATGCATTGATGAATGGGCTCCAGTGACAGACATAAAGTACAGCAGAACCATTGTAGCACAAAATGGTTTTAAGGGCTTTAGCTGTACTAGTAGCATCTGTTGTTGCGATTCTTTCACCCCAGTGTGTTAACCATCCAGTATAAAATTCCCTGAAAAGTAAGAGGTGCCAACATTAGGTAAAGTCACATACAAAAAATACACAACAGAGAATATTTGGCATCGCATGTATTGTAGCCAACTTACGAACTTAAAGGGGCTGACTTTCCTGGCAAGTTGTATTTCTTCTGCAACCTGAATATGGGCCATGGATTGGATCCAGTTTCAAAATCAACAGCTGCACATCAGCCATATTATTATTAGCTAAAGTGATTAACTGAAGAAAATCAGGTAAAATATAAGTTTGGAAATTTAGAAAGTTAGGCATGTCAGCATATTAAGAAAACATAATTCTTTACCGAAGGCAACAAATAATCTACATCATAGCACAGCTCAGTTATCATATTTTTACCAGCGAAAACATCATCTTGAGGAATTGATCCATTCTTTAAATTACCCATGGCGCCCCCATCAGTTGTATAACTGAAAGAGGAATTAAGAGTACACATGATCACAACTTTGGTAATTAGAACCAAATCATATGAAACATTAATTTGATGAGATCATCTAGGAAACACTTCAAGCTAGCAGAACTCTCAAAAAGTCTGGACTCATTTTTCCCGTCTTTCTTTTTGTCACGTATTGGGTCCATTTTTTTACAATTGAAGATGCTACTGTATTGTTGCATGTAGTGTGTGGCAAACATTTGAAGTTATATCAAAACACTTTTTATATACTATTTGAGAAATCTAACAGTTCAATATTCCCAATTTCCTTATATTGACTGACAAGCATGTGGGCAGTAGCATTTCTGCCAAATTCTTATAGCATCACCACTATCGACCCCACACATTGGCACAATAGTATAAATAAGATTTGCACAGTAAATATCTGTAGAATTTCATAAGGACACAAATTAACAAGTACCAAACCTCTATCATCCCGTACCTAATCACTCCTATAATTGCTATATCATAATTTCTAACCAAATGCTGAAAAGAACACTGATTTATATAGCTAAAAGTGTGAGCAGAGAGAACTGTGTACAGAATAATGTTGTTTCCAAGATATCTTCTGGCCAGCTGAACAAGGTAATGAAGGTAATTCTTATCGTCCCCAAAAGAACCAAATTCATTTTCAATCTGCTAAACATGCTATAGAATTAGGCTCTTCCATATATACAAAAGCTACATACACTAGAAATGAAAATGAACAGGAAGTAATAAAGCAACTTAAAGTCTGATGAACTTGCCTGAACCATAATAACTGAACCCCCATTATTGTATAATAATGGTGCCACTTTCGGAAGTAGTACTCCCCACCATCTCTCCACCTTGAAAACATCGCAATGTTGGTCAAAATATCTCCAGAAACAACTAAAACCAGTGCTATATACCCAAAGATTTATCATGTTTTGATAAGAGTACCAAGGAAAGATAGGACGAATCTGATGATCGCAGTTTAAGGGCTGGTTCTATGGTGAGCAACCAAGGTGGAAAACCTCCTAGATCCCATTCTGCAGTGCATACATTACAAATCATAAGTTTTAATCCAAGCACATGCAGCATCACAACCCCATCAAATTTGAAAACGATAATCATGACATTACTTCATCACGTTTGGGACAGCTACATGGTATCAAAATGTAAAACTGAGTCTCGCTCATGTCTTTTACAAATAAGCAGAGGAAAGCTTTATTTTCTTCATCCACATATTCAATGATCTATCTTTTATGTACTATTGAAAACCAAGAAAAGTGACTCTTCTGATTTTTATAATGACCATTTGACGTTATACGTTACTAATCCTCTGCAGCAATAATAATTCTATTTGTTTAATGCGGTATAAATATACAACTATATCTTCAGCCATTGGCATGCTGAACGTATGAAGTTTCAATACGAATGTCAACTTACCTCCACAAATGTATGGACCTATCCGAAGCATGACCAACATTTCTAGTTCTTGAGCAAGTCTCAGATATGACTCAATATCCGCAAAGCCCTCGAATTTCCAGCTCTGCTGTTCTGGCTCATGCAAATTCCAAGGTACATATGTTTGAATTGTGTTCAAGCCTAATGCTTTTGCTCTTAAAAGGCGATCCTTCCAGTACTGCAAGCACCAGTGCATTGCAGAAGGTCATGATATAATAATAAAGATATATAGAACATGTTGGCCCGAGCTGACAAAAGGTCAATTACATAGTTATGTGCACTTTTTAATTTCCATATCAATGAAACAATGTCATTTCTAGAGGATTCTTTAAACACTTTACAAGTTGGTgtctgtcaaaaaaaaaacacactaGGCATATCATACAATACTAAATATGAAAATATGAGGCAATGATGTATAGTATTCTGGTAGTTAGTATTATCAACATTTTGGAAGTTGGCGTCTTCAACAATATTACTGGAAAAAAAACAAAGTGTATGTAGAACAATTGGAATTCAAACTCCAAACAACTAGGACCAATTGAACATATGCATGTGTGGTACTTAGCACTGAAACGTTTTAGTTGCTGAAACTCTTCTTCATACCAACAGCGCTTCTGACCTAGATGGATTCACTCCAGTCCAAGTAGAAATAAATTGGTTCAACACCAGTCTATCAAATGGCAACCTCACTGAGACTCAAGTCACTCAACTACATATTACTCACAAAATGAAAAATCTCACCTCAGGAACAATGCGGAAATAGTggacgtcgccgccgacgatctGGAACGGTGCCCCATCCTTCCTAAAGGTATCGTTCTCGATCCAGAACCTCCTCGACGCCTCGCCACCAACCTAATTCCCAACCATCCAGGGGCAACGCGAGCCACAGCCACCGACACAACGAAGCAGTGCCACCAATTCAGCAGTGGCTCGACATGGAATCGCCGGACCATCGGACCCCAGACGACACCGAAAAGCGCGCGCGACGAGCAATTGAACTTGATACGTACCAAGGAGGCGAGCGCGAGGCAGAGGGGGAGCA
It encodes:
- the LOC8068989 gene encoding beta-galactosidase 8, producing MVSAWPTSLSSSDSEHGHHSRRQQGQTTATTSAHAAVHEVSSPAAPPRRDPARQLAPPPPAAGCRPRAWPRSHGHRGRCRSVGRPAHGAPRRVARKARFPRYKCDPRRWRGEEPSSGSATSSGMASGGTFRNLLLVLPLCLALASLVGGEASRRFWIENDTFRKDGAPFQIVGGDVHYFRIVPEYWKDRLLRAKALGLNTIQTYVPWNLHEPEQQSWKFEGFADIESYLRLAQELEMLVMLRIGPYICGEWDLGGFPPWLLTIEPALKLRSSDSSYLSLVERWWGVLLPKVAPLLYNNGGSVIMVQIENEFGSFGDDKNYLHYLVQLARRYLGNNIILYTTDGGAMGNLKNGSIPQDDVFAAVDFETGSNPWPIFRLQKKYNLPGKSAPLSSEFYTGWLTHWGERIATTDATSTAKALKTILCYNGSAVLYMAHGGTNFGFYNGANTGQDESDYKPDLTSYDYDAPIKEHGDVHNAKYKALRRVIHECTGTPLHPLPSDIEKASYGLVKLEKVASLFDIIDNISDPLKVSVSEHPLYMEQIGQMFGFLLYMSEYEGKLPSSILSIPKVHDRAQVFVSCSVDGVRNLRYGGVIERWSNKTLEIPNLRCSSTTSLYILVENMGRVNYGPYIFDRKGILSPIQIDGITIRHWKMYPLALNSLDRLPKLQLITQIPYVGASKMSIHGDSEKNLQESSSYSNGSISALPAFYEGHFHIDYESEIKDTFISFRGWNKGVAFVNNFNIGRFWPVRGPQCALYVPAPILRSGDNIVVIFELHDPNPELTIDFVTEPDFTCGPKQ